Proteins co-encoded in one Odontesthes bonariensis isolate fOdoBon6 chromosome 24, fOdoBon6.hap1, whole genome shotgun sequence genomic window:
- the amd1 gene encoding S-adenosylmethionine decarboxylase proenzyme, producing the protein MEDHGAHFFEGTEKLLEVWFSRQDETKGTGDLRTIPRFEWDKLLENVHCLIISVTKTDKQEAYILSESSMFVSKRRFILKTCGTTLLLQALVPLLELAREYCGFDTIENFFYSRKNFMKPTHQEFPHRNFQEEVDFLSQIFPNGAAYCMGRLNSDCWYLFTLDLPEYWENKHADQTLEVLMSDLDPAIMDQFYMKDGVSASEVTRMSGIRDLIAGSVIDATMFNPCGYSMNGMKTDGTYWTIHITPEPEFSYVSFETNLSQTSYDDLIGKVVDVFKPGKFVTTLFVNQSSKCRSVFSSPQKLEGYKHLDRQLAQFNDYNFVFTSYTKSRQQNQQS; encoded by the exons ATGGAGGATCACGGTGCACATTTCTTCGAGGGGACCGAGAAGCTGTTGGAGGTGTGGTTCTCTCGGCAGGATGAGACCAAAGGAACCGGGGACCTCCGCACCATCCCAAG gttTGAGTGGGACAAACTTTTGGAGAATGTGCATTGTTTGATCATAAGTGTGACAAAGACTGACAAGCAGGAAGCTTATATACTCAG TGAGAGTAGCATGTTTGTCTCCAAGAGACGTTTCATTTTGAAGACATGTGGAACCACCCTCTTACTGCAAGCACTGGTGCCTCTGCTGGAACTTGCCAGGGAGTACTGTGGCTTCGATACCATCGAG AATTTCTTCTACTCCCGCAAGAACTTTATGAAGCCGACCCATCAAGAGTTTCCCCATCGGAACTTCCAGGAGGAAGTGGACTTTCTCAGCCAGATTTTCCCAA ATGGTGCAGCCTACTGCATGGGACGTTTGAACTCTGACTGCTG GTACCTGTTTACCCTGGATCTGCCAGAGTACTGGGAGAACAAGCATGCAGATCAGACGCTGGAAGTTCTGATGAGCGACCTCGATCCAGCCATAATGGACCAGTTCTATATGAAAGATGGTGTTTCTGCAAGTGAGGTCACTCGT atgaGTGGAATTCGTGACCTGATAGCAGGTTCAGTGATCGACGCCACAATGTTCAACCCTTGTGGATACTCAATGAATGGAATGAAGACTGAC GGAACTTATTGGACCATCCACATCACACCAGAGCCAGAGTTCTCCTACGTCAGCTTTGAAACCAACCTCTCCCAGACTTCTTACGACGATCTGATCGGGAAGGTTGTGGACGTGTTCAAGCCAGGAAAATTTGTGACAACCCTTTTTGTCAATCAG AGCTCCAAATGTCGCAGTGTCTTCTCTTCTCCCCAGAAACTCGAGGGCTACAAGCATCTCGACCGCCAGTTGGCCCAATTCAATGATTACAATTTTGTCTTCACAAGCTACACCAAGAGtcgccagcagaaccagcagagctGA
- the LOC142374766 gene encoding P2X purinoceptor 7-like, which produces MNVTVTALLGEVAAEPACMLDHPGFEPVCLNVYSLQTAGRVYRHHFGSLSLRRTHRRFRYLAYRQFVAWCWGFLGRRIRVVIPACVVLRIRAEYPDDEGHCTGFRLPRV; this is translated from the exons ATGAATGTGACG GTCACAGCACTACTAGGAGAAGTGGCGGCAGAGCCAGCATGTATGCTGGATCATCCAGGGTTTGAGCCGGTCTGTCTCAATGTATATTCGCTACAAACCGCTGGGCGAGTCTACAGGCACCATTTTGGCAGTTTAAGCCTGAGAAGAACGCATCG gcgcttcaggtatttggcctacaggcagttcgtggcgtggtgctggggctttttgggtcgccggatcagagtggtcattcctgcctgtgtggtcctgcgtatccgtgccgagtaccccgatgatgaaggacactgcaccgggtttagactgcctcgcgtgtga